In Bacillus cereus ATCC 14579, a single window of DNA contains:
- a CDS encoding RidA family protein, protein MQKKFINPETMPPTSGYSHVVEVSNAKRTIYISGQVAINTDGQIVGIGDLATQTRQVFENIKSALETSELRFNDVVKLTFFLTDISQMATVRDIRDQYIDTKNPPASSAVEVRKLINDNFLIEIEAIAVAN, encoded by the coding sequence TTGCAAAAGAAATTTATCAATCCAGAAACGATGCCACCAACTTCTGGATATTCACATGTAGTGGAAGTTAGTAACGCTAAACGAACAATTTACATATCTGGACAAGTAGCGATTAACACTGATGGTCAAATAGTTGGCATTGGTGATTTAGCTACACAAACGCGACAAGTTTTCGAAAATATTAAAAGTGCATTAGAAACTTCGGAATTAAGATTTAATGATGTAGTAAAATTAACATTTTTCCTAACAGATATTTCTCAAATGGCCACTGTTAGAGATATACGAGATCAATACATTGATACTAAAAATCCACCAGCAAGTTCAGCTGTAGAAGTTAGAAAGTTAATTAACGATAACTTTTTAATTGAAATCGAAGCAATTGCTGTAGCAAACTAA
- a CDS encoding YwqG family protein, with translation MKNTYQLQIPKELEQYRSILEESVKPYVKVSGTLAETTLFESKFGGYPYLPIDQEHPKDSNGQPMMLLAQLNLEEIPNIEHMPQHGMLQFFISAEEDLFGADFDHPTSQKDFRIVYHSTITADLTKVITDFSYLNTLDLENFIIPKAAKLKFELAYQPVTPRDYRFEMIFNDNIDWEEIVDEENNTELGELYDDLCKDQGHKIGGYPFFTQTDPREWEEKYQQHDILLMQIDTDDSLNIMWGDSGVANFFIRKEDLLNLDFSNVIYNWDCY, from the coding sequence GTGAAGAATACGTATCAACTTCAAATTCCGAAAGAACTAGAACAGTATCGTAGTATTTTAGAAGAAAGTGTGAAACCGTATGTTAAAGTGTCTGGAACATTAGCAGAGACAACGCTTTTTGAAAGTAAGTTTGGTGGTTATCCGTATTTACCTATAGATCAAGAGCATCCTAAAGACTCAAACGGACAACCTATGATGCTACTTGCGCAGTTAAACCTTGAAGAAATACCAAACATTGAACATATGCCTCAACATGGAATGTTACAGTTTTTCATAAGTGCTGAAGAAGATCTTTTTGGAGCAGATTTTGATCATCCCACAAGCCAAAAAGACTTTCGAATTGTTTATCATTCTACAATCACAGCGGATTTAACTAAGGTGATTACTGATTTTAGTTATTTAAACACTTTAGATTTAGAGAATTTTATCATACCCAAAGCAGCAAAACTAAAGTTTGAGTTGGCATATCAACCAGTAACACCAAGAGATTATCGATTTGAAATGATTTTTAATGATAACATTGATTGGGAAGAAATTGTTGATGAAGAAAATAATACAGAATTAGGCGAACTGTATGATGATTTATGTAAGGATCAAGGACATAAAATTGGTGGTTATCCATTTTTCACACAGACAGATCCAAGGGAATGGGAAGAAAAATACCAGCAACATGACATATTATTGATGCAAATCGATACAGACGATTCATTAAATATTATGTGGGGTGATTCTGGGGTTGCTAATTTCTTTATACGTAAGGAAGATTTGTTAAATCTAGATTTTTCCAATGTCATTTACAATTGGGATTGTTACTAG
- a CDS encoding YxiJ-like family protein, giving the protein MLLGKKVIFNELQRMHSPLHKSFPYRATAKMQLNLKSEFTKDDCINADFNHYWMYTAATLNSVLNGNEQNITFQQIKWLRKSFFEWFPQYRFLETEIVNYPILYRDFISYEKTRKLLLYYLTE; this is encoded by the coding sequence TTGCTATTAGGTAAAAAGGTGATTTTTAATGAATTGCAGAGAATGCATAGTCCACTGCACAAATCGTTTCCTTATCGTGCTACAGCAAAAATGCAGCTAAACTTAAAAAGTGAGTTTACCAAAGATGACTGTATAAACGCTGATTTTAATCATTATTGGATGTATACAGCAGCTACTTTAAATTCTGTACTAAATGGAAACGAACAGAACATTACGTTTCAACAAATAAAGTGGTTAAGAAAATCGTTTTTCGAGTGGTTTCCGCAATATCGTTTTCTAGAAACAGAAATTGTGAATTATCCTATTTTGTATAGAGATTTCATAAGTTATGAGAAGACCAGGAAGCTATTACTTTATTACCTTACTGAATAA
- a CDS encoding patatin-like phospholipase family protein: MKNIGLVLEGGGMKGLYTAGVLEYFMEKNLFFPYVVGVSAGACMGATYLSRQKGRNKKVNTELVSDYRYISYRNLIRKRELFGMDFLFDEVPNKIVPFDFQTFLKCNEQFVIGTTDCESGQAIYYNKAEHGNDILKIIRASSSVPFIAPAVEYNNRKLLDGGIIDPIPVLKAQKDGYEKNVVIMTKPEGYEKQRNKFSGLAKILYRKYPKIAENLVDHYRFYNETISYMNREEQKDNFYVIQPSVQLPISGIERNKEKLVNLYNLGYIDAQYHYENLLNWIEK, translated from the coding sequence ATGAAGAATATTGGTTTAGTATTAGAGGGCGGAGGAATGAAAGGTTTATATACTGCAGGTGTACTCGAATATTTCATGGAAAAGAACTTATTCTTTCCGTATGTAGTCGGCGTATCAGCTGGAGCCTGTATGGGAGCAACCTATTTGTCACGTCAAAAAGGTAGAAATAAGAAAGTAAATACAGAGCTAGTATCAGATTACAGGTATATATCTTATCGAAACTTAATTCGAAAACGTGAATTATTCGGAATGGATTTTTTATTTGATGAAGTACCTAATAAAATTGTACCATTTGATTTTCAAACTTTCTTAAAATGTAATGAACAGTTTGTCATAGGGACGACTGATTGCGAATCAGGGCAAGCCATTTATTATAATAAAGCAGAACACGGAAATGATATTTTAAAAATCATTCGCGCCTCAAGCTCTGTACCGTTTATAGCACCTGCTGTAGAATATAATAATCGAAAATTATTAGATGGAGGGATTATAGACCCTATACCAGTTTTAAAAGCCCAAAAGGATGGTTATGAAAAGAACGTTGTCATTATGACAAAGCCAGAAGGATATGAGAAGCAGCGAAATAAATTTTCAGGCCTGGCTAAAATTTTATATAGAAAATATCCGAAAATCGCAGAGAATTTAGTAGACCATTATCGTTTTTATAATGAGACGATATCTTATATGAATCGAGAAGAACAAAAAGATAATTTTTATGTAATTCAACCAAGTGTACAGCTTCCTATAAGCGGAATAGAAAGAAATAAGGAAAAGCTCGTTAATCTATATAATCTTGGGTATATCGATGCTCAATATCATTATGAAAACTTATTAAATTGGATAGAGAAATAA
- a CDS encoding PH domain-containing protein, whose protein sequence is MGLFSGILGNASNTSSESVERDLEKIMLDDEKVEHAYKLIRDLIVFTNRRLILVDKQGVTGKKTEYHSIPYKSITQYSIETAGHFDLDAELKIWVSSMEDPITKEFKGDDSILSIQKALVTFTTK, encoded by the coding sequence ATGGGTTTATTTAGCGGTATTTTAGGAAATGCATCAAATACGAGTTCTGAAAGTGTAGAACGTGATTTAGAGAAGATTATGCTAGACGATGAAAAAGTAGAGCATGCTTATAAATTAATTCGTGATCTAATCGTATTTACAAATCGTCGTCTTATTTTAGTAGATAAACAAGGAGTAACTGGCAAAAAAACAGAATACCATTCTATTCCTTATAAAAGTATTACACAATATAGCATCGAAACGGCTGGGCATTTTGATTTAGATGCAGAACTTAAAATTTGGGTGTCTAGTATGGAGGATCCAATTACGAAAGAATTTAAAGGTGACGATAGTATTTTAAGCATTCAAAAAGCGTTAGTAACCTTTACGACTAAGTAG
- a CDS encoding YfiT family bacillithiol transferase, producing the protein MNDLRYPIGQFTYKRPITEEMIDTWIQEIEDLPNELTKAIKDLDQKQLDTPYRVGGWTVRQVVHHVVDSHMNSYIRFKLALTEKNPTIKPYKEEKWAELPDSKLPVDVSLVMLDSLHKRWVNLLYSLEIEDLEKTFNHPETGETKLAVAIGLYAWHGRHHTAHITSLRKRLNW; encoded by the coding sequence ATGAATGATTTACGTTATCCAATTGGCCAATTTACATACAAACGTCCTATAACTGAAGAAATGATTGATACATGGATTCAAGAAATTGAAGATTTACCTAATGAACTAACGAAGGCAATTAAAGATTTAGATCAGAAGCAGTTAGATACACCATATCGCGTTGGAGGGTGGACTGTCCGTCAAGTAGTTCATCACGTCGTTGATAGTCATATGAATAGCTACATACGCTTTAAATTAGCACTGACAGAAAAGAATCCCACTATTAAGCCGTATAAAGAAGAGAAGTGGGCAGAGTTACCCGATTCAAAATTACCGGTAGATGTTTCACTAGTAATGCTAGATTCATTACATAAAAGATGGGTTAACCTTTTATATTCTCTAGAAATTGAAGATTTAGAAAAGACATTTAACCATCCTGAAACTGGTGAAACAAAACTTGCTGTTGCAATAGGACTATACGCATGGCATGGTCGTCATCATACCGCTCATATTACTTCTTTAAGAAAGCGGCTGAATTGGTAA
- a CDS encoding GNAT family N-acetyltransferase, which yields MEIYIEQLKKQDAKDLFTFELTNKSFFETMVPNRGSKYFEFEYFQKLLDDLLIEQADGDSYFYLIRNEEKEIVGRINLVDIDTETRISSLGYRVGEKFTKKGVATAAVKLILDVAKNNEITEVHAKTTTNNLASQIVLEKSGFSSYQNESDITSVELHGEHVKFVHYIWRNTSRL from the coding sequence ATGGAAATATACATAGAGCAACTAAAGAAACAAGATGCTAAGGATTTATTTACGTTTGAACTTACGAATAAATCTTTTTTTGAAACAATGGTACCAAATCGTGGCTCAAAATATTTTGAATTTGAATATTTCCAAAAACTACTAGACGATTTATTAATAGAACAAGCAGATGGAGATTCTTATTTTTATTTAATTCGTAATGAAGAAAAAGAAATTGTAGGGCGAATTAATTTAGTAGATATAGATACGGAAACTCGAATTAGTTCGTTAGGTTATCGGGTCGGAGAAAAATTTACTAAAAAAGGAGTTGCAACAGCAGCCGTAAAATTAATTTTAGATGTAGCGAAAAATAATGAAATTACTGAAGTTCATGCTAAAACAACGACTAATAATCTCGCATCACAAATTGTACTAGAAAAAAGCGGATTTTCTTCTTACCAAAACGAATCAGATATAACATCTGTAGAATTACATGGAGAACATGTGAAGTTTGTACACTATATTTGGAGAAATACTTCGCGCTTATAA